In one window of Microbacterium dextranolyticum DNA:
- a CDS encoding phosphodiesterase yields the protein MSTPSPELRPQFGVYPPARRVIVHLSDTHLLAAGRRLGDRYDTEANLRATLDAVERTGIRPDALVFTGDLTDLGEPEAYSALRRAVEPVADRLGAPIVWVAGNHDERPALRARLLDGLASDEPVTGVWDLGGLRLIALDSTVPGWHHGDLDDEQLAWLRGVLAVPAPLGTILALHHPPVPSHIPFFDILELRRQGALADAIAGSDVRAILAGHLHYSTSGTFAGVPVSVSSATCYSMNLQRPPHEVNGMDAGQSFHLVHVYDDTITHAVVPVVEAETAEFFSAEWVERMAALSPQQRLEAFSRKR from the coding sequence ATGTCGACACCGTCGCCCGAGCTTCGACCGCAGTTCGGTGTGTACCCGCCCGCGCGCCGCGTGATCGTGCACCTGAGCGATACGCATCTGCTCGCCGCCGGTCGGCGGCTCGGCGACCGCTACGACACGGAGGCCAATCTCCGGGCGACGCTCGACGCCGTCGAGCGCACCGGCATCCGTCCCGACGCGCTCGTGTTCACCGGCGACCTCACCGATCTGGGCGAGCCCGAGGCCTATTCGGCTCTGCGTCGCGCGGTCGAACCGGTCGCCGATCGTCTGGGCGCGCCGATCGTGTGGGTCGCGGGCAATCACGACGAGCGTCCCGCGTTGCGGGCGAGACTTCTCGACGGCCTCGCGAGCGACGAGCCGGTGACGGGCGTGTGGGACCTCGGCGGCCTGCGGCTCATCGCGCTCGATTCCACGGTGCCCGGCTGGCACCACGGCGACCTCGACGACGAGCAGCTCGCGTGGCTGCGCGGCGTCCTCGCCGTGCCGGCGCCGCTGGGCACGATCCTCGCATTGCACCACCCGCCTGTGCCAAGCCACATCCCGTTCTTCGACATCCTGGAACTCCGGCGACAAGGCGCCCTCGCCGACGCGATCGCGGGTAGCGACGTGCGGGCGATCCTCGCAGGGCATCTGCACTACTCGACATCGGGCACCTTTGCGGGCGTGCCCGTGAGCGTCTCGTCGGCGACCTGCTATTCGATGAACCTGCAGCGGCCTCCGCACGAGGTCAATGGCATGGATGCCGGTCAGTCCTTCCACCTCGTCCACGTCTACGACGACACGATCACCCATGCGGTCGTCCCCGTCGTCGAGGCGGAGACGGCCGAGTTCTTCTCGGCGGAGTGGGTGGAGCGGATGGCGGCGCTCAGTCCGCAGCAACGGCTCGAGGCGTTCTCGCGCAAACGCTGA
- a CDS encoding aldo/keto reductase, translating into MKTTTLGSSASIEVGRVGLGLMGISAFYTGAGQDDADGARTILGALDRGVTLLDTAEMYGPHTNEELLGRTLEESGRRDDAVIATKFGIRQGGQGDRVLDGSPENVRRSVEGSLRRLRTDRIDIYYQHRMDPATPIEETVGALAELVAEGKIRGYGLSEASVPTIRRAHAVHPVTAVQTEYSLWTRDPEAELLPALNELGIGFVPYSPLGRGFLTGTIRSLDALDGDDFRRSNPRFADGALQANLAIVDAVETVAAEVGATSAQVALAWLLAQGEHIAPIPGTRKLSRVEENIGAAELSLTAEQLAALGAVGSPVGERYADMSSIDR; encoded by the coding sequence ATGAAGACCACGACTCTCGGCTCCTCGGCATCCATCGAGGTCGGACGCGTCGGCCTCGGGCTGATGGGCATCAGTGCGTTCTACACCGGCGCGGGGCAGGACGACGCCGACGGGGCGCGCACCATCCTCGGCGCCCTCGACCGCGGAGTCACGCTGCTCGACACGGCGGAGATGTACGGCCCGCACACGAACGAGGAGCTTCTGGGCAGGACCCTCGAAGAATCGGGGCGGCGCGACGATGCGGTCATCGCGACCAAGTTCGGCATCCGCCAGGGTGGGCAGGGCGATCGAGTCCTCGACGGCTCACCCGAGAACGTCCGGCGTTCGGTCGAGGGGTCGCTGCGGCGCCTGCGCACCGATCGGATCGACATCTACTACCAGCACCGGATGGACCCCGCTACGCCGATCGAGGAGACGGTGGGCGCCCTCGCCGAGCTCGTCGCCGAGGGGAAGATCCGCGGGTACGGCCTCTCCGAGGCCTCCGTCCCCACGATCCGTCGCGCCCACGCCGTGCACCCCGTGACCGCGGTGCAGACGGAGTACTCGCTGTGGACCCGTGACCCCGAGGCCGAACTGCTGCCGGCGCTGAACGAGCTCGGCATCGGGTTCGTGCCCTACTCGCCCCTCGGCCGGGGGTTCCTCACCGGCACCATCCGTTCGCTGGATGCGCTCGACGGCGACGACTTCCGCCGCAGCAACCCGCGGTTCGCGGACGGCGCGCTGCAGGCGAACCTGGCGATCGTGGACGCCGTGGAGACCGTCGCCGCGGAGGTCGGCGCGACCTCCGCCCAGGTCGCCCTGGCGTGGCTGCTGGCGCAGGGGGAGCACATCGCCCCGATCCCCGGCACGCGCAAACTCTCGCGCGTGGAGGAGAACATCGGAGCCGCGGAGCTCTCGCTCACCGCGGAGCAGCTGGCCGCGCTCGGCGCGGTGGGCTCGCCGGTCGGCGAGCGCTACGCGGACATGTCGTCGATCGACCGCTGA
- a CDS encoding inorganic phosphate transporter — METAALIVVLVIALALFFDFTNGFHDTANAMATPIATGALKPKVAVMLAASLNLVGAFLSTEVSKTISHGIIREDQITPLAFLPIIFAGLIGAITWNMLTWLLGLPSSSSHALFGGLIGATLVGASLQAIDFGMVLSKVVLPALIAPFTAGVIAFLVTRLAYALTRRYDDKPDGRDGFRWGQIFTSSLVALAHGTNDAQKTMGVITLALITAGWQNAAHADPQLWVILACAFTIALGTYMGGWRIIRTLGKGLTDVKPAQGFAAETSTAATILASSALGFALSTTQVASGSVIGSGLGRRGSTVRWRTVGRITIGWVLTLPASAAVGAGAALVVVWFGQWGILVDAIIAVVIIVALFLRSRRSHVDSSNAMSEVADSGLAVKVTRNPPPTLRQRAARRAAERADAQRKGGSR, encoded by the coding sequence GTGGAAACCGCTGCCCTCATCGTCGTCCTGGTGATCGCGCTCGCGCTCTTCTTCGACTTCACCAACGGCTTCCATGACACCGCCAACGCGATGGCGACCCCGATCGCCACAGGAGCGCTGAAGCCGAAGGTCGCCGTCATGCTCGCGGCGAGCCTCAACCTCGTGGGCGCGTTCCTGTCGACCGAGGTGTCGAAGACGATCTCGCACGGCATCATCCGCGAAGACCAGATCACCCCCCTGGCCTTCCTGCCGATCATCTTCGCCGGCCTCATCGGGGCCATCACCTGGAACATGCTGACCTGGCTGCTGGGCCTGCCCTCCAGCTCGTCGCACGCCCTGTTCGGCGGGCTCATCGGCGCGACGCTCGTCGGCGCCAGTCTGCAGGCGATCGACTTCGGCATGGTGCTGAGCAAGGTCGTGCTGCCCGCCCTGATCGCGCCGTTCACGGCGGGGGTGATCGCCTTCCTCGTGACGCGACTGGCGTACGCGCTGACGCGTCGCTACGACGACAAGCCCGACGGGCGCGACGGATTCCGCTGGGGGCAGATCTTCACGTCGTCCCTCGTCGCGCTCGCCCACGGCACCAACGACGCCCAGAAGACGATGGGCGTCATCACGCTCGCCCTCATCACGGCGGGCTGGCAGAACGCGGCGCACGCCGATCCGCAGCTCTGGGTCATCCTCGCGTGCGCGTTCACGATCGCGCTCGGTACCTACATGGGCGGCTGGAGGATCATCCGCACGCTCGGCAAGGGGCTGACCGACGTGAAGCCCGCTCAGGGCTTCGCCGCCGAGACCTCCACCGCCGCCACGATCCTCGCCTCGAGCGCGCTGGGCTTCGCTCTGTCGACGACGCAGGTCGCATCCGGCTCGGTCATCGGCTCGGGACTCGGCCGTCGCGGATCGACGGTGCGCTGGCGCACCGTCGGGCGCATCACGATCGGCTGGGTGCTGACGCTTCCGGCGTCCGCCGCCGTGGGCGCGGGCGCGGCCCTCGTCGTCGTGTGGTTCGGACAGTGGGGCATCCTCGTGGACGCGATCATTGCGGTCGTGATCATCGTCGCGCTCTTCCTGCGCTCACGGCGCAGCCACGTCGACTCCTCGAACGCGATGAGCGAAGTGGCCGACTCCGGCCTCGCGGTCAAGGTCACGCGGAACCCGCCGCCCACGCTCCGGCAACGGGCCGCGCGGCGTGCGGCCGAACGTGCCGACGCGCAGCGCAAGGGAGGATCGCGATGA
- a CDS encoding S9 family peptidase — translation MSIAEIGGPVAAVRPTVRTHHGDEVVDEYEWLRAKDDAEVIAHLEAENAYAEERTAHLAPLRQRIFDEIRARTLETDLSVPTRQGAWWYYGRTVEGQQYGIHCRAPLASADDWTPPSLTPGVDVPGEVVLLDGNVEAAGHEFFSLGSFDVSTDGAFLLYGVDVEGDERYTLRVRDLATGDDLADIVEGTAAGACFSPDGRFVVYTTVDDAWRPDTVWLHEVGTDASADVRLFHEPDERYWVGAGFTRSEQYLVIEAGSSITTEEYLVPASDLRAEPRSIWPRREGVEYSTTHAIVDGEDVLYVVHNDGALDFELVRVSASDPQGQREVILAHEPGRRLLDVSAFRDWGVVSYRRDGLARLGILSYETGRVDELHFDEDLYAAGAGGNPEWATPVIRLGYGSFVTPGTVYDYVVATGEFLLRKRQPVQGGYDPADYDQRREWAVASDGTRVPVSLVWKRSFGAPGEGVARPVHLYGYGSYEHSIEPGFSVARLSMLDRGVVFAIAHVRGGGELGRQWYEDGKLQHKRNTFTDFVAVARHLVDTGVTAPERLVAEGGSAGGLLMGAVANLAPELFAGVLADVPFVDALTTILDPSLPLTVIEWDEWGDPLHDPDVYAYMKSYTPYENVREGVQYPRILAATSLNDTRVYYVEPAKWVARLRAVGADALLKCEMVAGHGGVSGRYNAWHQRAFELAWLLDVLGLTEASTDA, via the coding sequence GTGAGCATCGCCGAAATCGGCGGCCCCGTCGCCGCCGTCCGCCCGACCGTCCGCACACATCACGGCGACGAGGTGGTCGACGAGTACGAGTGGCTGCGCGCGAAGGACGACGCCGAGGTCATCGCGCACCTGGAGGCCGAGAACGCGTACGCCGAGGAGCGCACCGCGCACCTCGCGCCGCTGCGCCAGCGGATCTTCGACGAGATCCGCGCGCGCACGCTCGAGACCGACCTATCGGTGCCGACCCGTCAGGGTGCGTGGTGGTACTACGGACGCACGGTCGAGGGCCAGCAGTACGGCATCCACTGCCGCGCGCCGCTCGCCTCGGCCGACGACTGGACCCCACCCTCTCTCACCCCCGGTGTCGACGTGCCCGGTGAGGTCGTCCTGCTCGACGGCAACGTCGAGGCCGCGGGGCACGAGTTCTTCTCGCTCGGCAGCTTCGACGTCAGCACGGACGGCGCATTCCTGCTCTACGGCGTCGACGTCGAGGGCGACGAGCGCTACACCCTGCGGGTGCGCGACCTCGCGACCGGCGACGATCTCGCCGACATCGTCGAGGGCACCGCGGCCGGCGCCTGCTTCTCACCCGACGGCCGGTTCGTGGTCTACACCACCGTGGACGACGCGTGGCGGCCCGACACGGTGTGGCTGCACGAGGTGGGCACGGATGCCTCCGCCGACGTGCGCCTGTTCCACGAACCCGACGAGCGGTACTGGGTCGGCGCCGGCTTCACCCGCAGCGAGCAGTACCTGGTGATCGAGGCGGGGTCGTCGATCACCACCGAGGAGTACCTCGTCCCGGCATCCGACCTGCGCGCCGAGCCCCGGTCGATCTGGCCGCGCCGCGAGGGCGTCGAGTACTCGACGACCCACGCGATCGTGGACGGCGAGGACGTGCTGTACGTCGTCCACAACGACGGCGCGCTCGACTTCGAGCTGGTGCGCGTCTCGGCATCCGACCCGCAGGGCCAGCGCGAGGTCATCCTTGCTCACGAGCCGGGGCGACGTCTGCTCGACGTGTCGGCCTTCCGCGACTGGGGGGTCGTCTCGTACCGCCGCGACGGTCTCGCCCGACTCGGGATCCTCTCTTACGAGACGGGGCGCGTCGACGAGCTGCACTTCGACGAAGACCTCTATGCCGCCGGCGCCGGCGGCAATCCCGAATGGGCGACACCGGTCATCCGCCTCGGGTACGGATCGTTCGTCACTCCCGGAACGGTCTACGACTACGTGGTCGCGACCGGTGAGTTCCTGCTGCGCAAGCGCCAGCCGGTGCAGGGCGGCTACGACCCCGCGGACTACGACCAGCGGCGCGAGTGGGCGGTGGCATCCGACGGCACCCGCGTGCCGGTGTCGCTCGTCTGGAAGCGCTCGTTCGGCGCACCGGGCGAAGGCGTCGCCCGCCCCGTGCACCTCTACGGCTACGGCTCGTACGAGCACTCGATCGAGCCGGGCTTCTCGGTCGCGCGGCTGTCGATGCTCGACCGCGGCGTCGTCTTCGCCATCGCGCACGTGCGCGGCGGCGGCGAGCTCGGTCGGCAGTGGTACGAGGACGGCAAGCTGCAGCACAAGCGCAACACCTTCACCGACTTCGTCGCCGTCGCCCGCCACCTCGTCGACACCGGCGTGACCGCCCCCGAGCGGCTCGTCGCCGAGGGCGGCTCGGCGGGCGGCCTCTTGATGGGCGCGGTCGCGAACCTGGCGCCCGAGCTGTTCGCGGGTGTGCTCGCCGACGTGCCGTTCGTGGATGCCCTGACGACGATCCTCGACCCGTCGCTGCCGCTGACGGTCATCGAATGGGACGAGTGGGGCGACCCGCTGCACGACCCCGACGTCTATGCGTACATGAAGTCGTACACCCCGTACGAGAACGTCCGCGAGGGCGTCCAGTACCCGCGGATCCTCGCCGCGACCTCGCTCAACGACACCCGGGTGTACTACGTCGAGCCCGCGAAGTGGGTCGCGCGCCTGCGCGCGGTCGGCGCGGACGCTCTGCTCAAGTGCGAGATGGTCGCCGGCCACGGCGGCGTGTCGGGCCGCTACAACGCGTGGCACCAGCGGGCGTTCGAGCTCGCGTGGCTGCTCGACGTGCTCGGCCTCACCGAGGCATCCACCGACGCCTGA
- a CDS encoding peptidase, translating into MTVHVDWTAFVQVFGAALAGAVLVVGFYALGLRMLVRAGRAPVVAPAEFPDAITVMTDKQIRRAAKAAEKAARKSPLSDGQKRLALVAAYGSFGLCGLAVLGGLLLIVVR; encoded by the coding sequence ATGACCGTGCACGTCGATTGGACGGCCTTCGTCCAGGTGTTCGGCGCGGCGCTGGCCGGTGCCGTGCTCGTCGTCGGGTTCTATGCGCTGGGGCTGCGGATGCTGGTGCGTGCGGGCCGGGCGCCGGTGGTCGCGCCGGCGGAGTTCCCCGACGCCATCACCGTGATGACCGACAAGCAGATCCGGCGCGCGGCGAAGGCAGCCGAGAAGGCCGCCCGCAAGAGCCCCCTCAGTGACGGGCAGAAGCGCCTGGCGCTCGTCGCGGCGTACGGGTCGTTCGGGCTGTGCGGGCTCGCCGTTCTCGGCGGGCTGCTGCTCATCGTCGTGCGCTGA
- a CDS encoding MerR family transcriptional regulator, whose product MTLIHDGVSIAEAAEATGVSTHTLRYYERAGLMLVPIDRASSSHRRYTDADLSWVRFVARLRTTDMPIARIRRYTELARQGESTIAERRELLVQHREQVRAQLETVAASLRAIDHKIDIYDKEITHS is encoded by the coding sequence ATGACCTTGATCCACGACGGCGTCTCGATCGCCGAAGCCGCCGAAGCCACCGGCGTCTCGACGCACACGCTGCGTTATTACGAGCGCGCCGGGCTCATGCTCGTCCCCATCGACCGCGCGTCGTCCAGCCACCGGCGCTACACCGACGCCGACCTCTCGTGGGTGCGCTTCGTCGCGCGTCTGCGTACGACCGACATGCCGATCGCGCGCATCCGCCGCTACACCGAGCTCGCCCGCCAAGGCGAAAGCACGATCGCCGAGCGGCGCGAGCTGCTCGTGCAACACCGCGAGCAGGTACGCGCGCAGCTCGAGACCGTTGCCGCGAGTCTTCGCGCCATCGACCACAAGATCGACATCTACGACAAGGAGATCACCCACTCATGA